TGTCAGGCAGCGTGCTCGAAACCATGAACACCGCTGGCTACACCTACATCAAAGTAAAAACCGACACCGAAGAGATCTGGGCAGCAGCGCCTGAATTCCCGGTCAAGGTTGGTGATAAAGTGGTTATCCCCCAAGGCATGGCCATGCCCAATTATCATAGCAATACACTGAACCGCGATTTTGACGTCGTTTACTTTGTCAGCAACGTGCTGGTTGCCGGTCAGGATGCTCCGCTCAATCCCGGCGAGGCCATGGGTGATGCTGCAGCTATGGGTCACCAAAAACCGATGACCGCGCCGATGGATATGGACTTCTCCGGTCTGACCAAGCCTGAAAATGGTTATACTGTTGCCGAGATCTATGCCCAGAAAGATGCCCTGGCCACCAAAGAGGTTGCAGTCCGCGCCAAAGTGGTTAAATTCAGCCCGAAGATCATGAAAACCAACTGGATCCACCTTCAGGATGGTAGCGGTGAAGCGGGCAGCAACGATCTGACCATCACCACCAGCAGCGAAGCTGCCGTTGGCGATACGGTTCTGGTCAAAGGGATTCTCGATCTGAATCAGGACTTTGGTTACGGTTACCAGTACGACCTGATCATCCAGGATGCCAAGGTCACCGTCGAATAAACCTCGACACAGAACCTGAATAAAAAAAGACGCCTGCGAGCTTTGTTCGCAGGCGTCTTTTTACGTTTATCACTCTGGCAACCGGTCAGGACTGCGGATAATCAACCAGCGTGCCGTCCGCAGCACGCAGGCGGGCATGATCGCCGAGACGCTGCACATAGTCAGGTGTCACCGGCACCTTGCCGTGTCCTCCGGGCAAGTCAACAATGTAGCTCGGCACAGCCAGCCCGGACAAAGGTCCGCGCAAATCATCCATGATGGCAATGCCATCCTCAAGACGGGTGCGAAAATGGCTGGTGCCGCAGGTCAAGTCCATCTGGTGCAGATAATAGGGGCGTATCTGCAGACGATACAAGGTATGAAACAGCTTAAACAACGTCTCGCTGTTGTCGTTGACACCTCGCAGCAATACGGTCTGGTTGGCCACGATCACCCCACTGCGCACCAGACGCTGGCAGGCTTCCACCGTGGCTTCAGTAATTTCACGCGGATGGTTGAAATGGGTCAGAAAATACACCGGCTGATAACGGCGCAACAACGCACACAACGCATCGGTGATCCGCTCGGGCATCACCACCGGAGCACGGCTGCCGATGCGCACCACCTGCAGATGGGGAATACGGCTGAGACGCGCCAGCACATCGTCAAGCAAACGGTCCGACATGGTCAGTGGATCACCGCCCGATAAAATCACTTCATTGACCTCAGGATGCTCGGCAATGTAATCGATCCCTTTTAGGATATCGCCCAAAGAAACGGAC
The window above is part of the Desulfuromonas acetoxidans DSM 684 genome. Proteins encoded here:
- a CDS encoding KamA family radical SAM protein, translated to MELWQERSRNSILCSDLVAQRFGLDSHALAQVVERYPMRITPHQFELIRQADDPLGCQVIPDPRELLDDSLLVDPLNEEQLSPVPHLVHRYPYRVLLLVAGSCFSYCRFCTRKRKVGCSSMSVSLGDILKGIDYIAEHPEVNEVILSGGDPLTMSDRLLDDVLARLSRIPHLQVVRIGSRAPVVMPERITDALCALLRRYQPVYFLTHFNHPREITEATVEACQRLVRSGVIVANQTVLLRGVNDNSETLFKLFHTLYRLQIRPYYLHQMDLTCGTSHFRTRLEDGIAIMDDLRGPLSGLAVPSYIVDLPGGHGKVPVTPDYVQRLGDHARLRAADGTLVDYPQS